One Euphorbia lathyris chromosome 1, ddEupLath1.1, whole genome shotgun sequence DNA segment encodes these proteins:
- the LOC136223309 gene encoding uncharacterized protein — translation MALFHFIFFSSVLGFAASYCLTDYLQQINRQFEQKTDQFWKFDEESSTWIEVQLPYDLLSCVNGNCTKVGSIDRKTELDENRGTEEVAAEIIVVPRRKRISLIRMSETSIWVTGESGAIYERYWNGVQWVIAPHDLPILAGHAVSVFIVNQTILALSEAGILYQLKLGENSQPIWVAFKPDPDSNMTNEAEQSSVILIKSGSISHDGTRIYFCTKKGLLLELAEIEPPRWVNHGRPPGGNVAAIADAGFLRPEVVYTISSTGDLYEYDKNSKPSWKKHIWAEGTGEDASLLPATGFTVTGLTGDYSVSLFLLTKAGKLVERRLYQRKWKWIVHGSLEDHQLTSITPSIQDESNENFSLFFTTSTGSVFEYRIPKHSGSIQENQISDEAWFNHMHPPHTKAAKGIAGLPLQAGRTVFALDDGRLAELHLPGLGGENTGPNYQINVRRKASVKYVWSILDAPETEGWNAEYCKEERGPMNCITGVKDEPNESGIGRTMTRRRKGGQAQQSYLIAGASEPPSKSSEEHNLQDNWINTNFRLRVMHGSKSFFLITDGGLAFEYLNTENVWLWLRHDHPTPIKGAMGNYNGSLFLVDVYGSLLIRERSGNELTWLNCTAMRKGKRVNGGPPWDGIPGKAMKVTPEDALFFVSKNGRLLQFTVALRKFKWKDCKNPPDTKVATIVDQELFRENIVFITGTNGRLYQYNKVTELWHEHYQSQHLILSKLPGTAMRPSSLSLTGSLFMLSVDGGLVEYQWNAGEGWNWVEHGTPNKGVTLITSPSPCFEGNQLFVIGSDGKVYLRYMDQMTWRWKNYGFPHLRKKKDYDDDQRKTGPEDENEELCIDKDLLASLEKDAEHFRGNRNCNSKVASTRPIPFSDDSVMFELRDGRLAEMRRIEDTKWAWFRIIGTPTSLCITSYWTAVAS, via the exons ATGGCTTTATTCCATTTCATATTCTTCTCCTCTGTTCTGGGTTTTGCTGCTTCTTATTGTTTAACTGATTACCTGCAACAAATTAACCGCCAATTCGAGCAGAAAACTGATCAATTTTGGAAATTTGATGAGGAATCTAGTACCTGGATtgaagttcaacttccttaTGATCTTCTCTCTTGTGTTAATGGTAACTGTACTAAAGTGGGTTCAATTGATAGAAAAACAGAGCTTGATGAAAACAGAGGAACAGAGGAAGTAGCTGCTGAGATTATTGTTGTTCCGAGGAGAAAGAGAATTTCTTTGATTAGAATGTCTGAAACTTCCATTTGGGTTACTGGTGAAAGTGGGGCTATTTATGAGAGGTACTGGAATGGAGTTCAGTGGGTAATAGCTCCTCATGATCTCCCAATTTTAGCAGGTCATGCTGTCTCTGTTTTTATTGTCAATCAGACCATTCTTGCTCTTTCAGAAGCAGGAATTCTGTATCAG TTGAAACTTGGTGAGAACTCGCAGCCAATTTGGGTAGCATTTAAACCAGATCCTGATTCAAATATGACTAATGAAGCAGAGCAGAGTTCAGTGATATTGATAAAGTCCGGTTCAATTTCACATGATGGGAC GAGAATTTATTTCTGCACAAAGAAGGGATTGTTGTTAGAATTGGCTGAGATTGAACCTCCAAG ATGGGTGAATCATGGGCGACCTCCAGGTGGAAATGTTGCAGCCATTGCAGATGCTGGTTTTCTTAGACCGGAAGTAGTTTATACCATAAG CTCAACAGGTGATCTTTATGAATATGATAAGAACTCGAAACCATCATGGAAGAAGCATATATGGGCAGAAGGAACAGGAGAAGATGCTTCACTCTTACCCGCAACTGGGTTCACCGTTACTGGTTTAACTGGAGATTACTCAGTTTCTCTGTTTCTTTTAACCAAG GCTGGGAAACTCGTAGAGAGACGACTATATCAACGCAAGTGGAAATGGATTGTTCATGGAAGTTTGGAGGATCATCAACTGACATCCATCACACCGTCTATACAAGATGAATCGAATGAAAACTTTTCGTTATTTTTCACCACATCCACTGGATCCGTTTTTGAGTATCGAATACCGAAGCATTCAG GTAGTATTCAAGAGAATCAAATTTCGGATGAAGCGTGGTTCAATCATATGCATCCCCCGCACACAAAAGCTGCGAAAGGAATTGCTGGGCTACCACTTCAAGCGGGCAGAACAGTGTTTGCACTGGACGATGGTAGATTGGCTGAGTTGCATCTACCAGGACTAGGCGGGGAAAATACGGGTCCGAATTATCAAATCAATGTGAGAAGAAAAGCATCTGTTAAATATGTATGGTCAATATTAGATGCACCAGAGACTGAAGGATGGAATGCAGAATACTGCAAAGAAGAGCGAGGGCCTATGAATTGCATCACCGGCGTAAAAGACGAGCCTAATGAGTCAGGAATCGGAAGAACTATGACACGAAGACGAAAGGGAGGCCAAGCACAACAGAGTTACTTAATTGCAGGTGCTAGTGAACCACCGAGCAAATCGTCAGAAGAACATAATTTGCAAGACAATTGGATCAACACGAACTTTCGTCTACGTGTGATGCACGGAAGCAAATCGTTTTTCCTCATAACCGATGGCGGATTGGCTTTTGAATATCTCAATACTGAAAATGTGTGGCTTTGGTTGAGGCATGATCACCCAACGCCAATAAAAGGCGCAATGGGGAACTACAACGGAAGTTTGTTTCTCGTTGATGTATACGGGTCATTGCTGATTAGAGAGAGGAGTGGCAATGAGCTCACATGGTTGAACTGCACTGCTATGAGGAAAGGAAAGCGAGTAAACGGCGGACCTCCGTGGGACGGAATTCCAGGTAAAGCTATGAAAGTTACACCAGAAGATGCTCTCTTCTTTGTGAGCAAAAATGGAAGGTTACTACAGTTTACA GTTGCCCTGAGAAAGTTCAAATGGAAAGACTGTAAAAACCCTCCAGATACAAAAGTAGCAACCATAGTAGACCAGGAGCTGTTCCGCGAAAACATTGTCTTCATCACGGGCACGAATGGTCGTCTATATCAATACAACAAAGTGACAGAACTATGGCATGAACATTATCAATCACAGCATTTGATTCTATCAAAACTACCGGGAACTGCAATGAGACCGTCATCTCTATCGCTCACCGGCTCACTGTTTATGCTGTCTGTAGACGGAGGACTAGTCGAATATCAGTGGAATGCGGGGGAAGGCTGGAACTGGGTTGAACATGGCACACCGAATAAAGGTGTTACCTTGATAACGTCTCCTAGCCCTTGCTTTGAAGGTAATCAACTTTTTGTGATTGGTTCGGATGGAAAAGTATATTTGAGATATATGGATCAGATGACATGGAGATGGAAAAACTATGGCTTCCCACATTTAAGGAAGAAAAAGGATTATGATGATGATCAAAGAAAAACAGGACCAGAAGATGAGAATGAAGAACTTTGTATAGATAAAGATCTCTTGGCTAGTTTGGAGAAGGATGCTGAGCACTTTAGAGGCAACAGAAACTGCAATTCAAAG GTAGCATCAACAAGACCAATTCCATTTTCTGAtgattcagtgatgtttgagcTAAGAGATGGCAGA TTGGCTGAAATGCGACGAATTGAGGACACGAAATGGGCATGGTTTCGCATTATTGGCACTCCAACAAGCTTATGCATAACAAGTTATTGGACAGCAGTGGcatcataa
- the LOC136223322 gene encoding RNA-binding protein Y14, giving the protein MANADAEAVDFEPEEDDLMDEDGAVDVDASPRAPLPKLKSAITTGGASSSLSAPKKTKGRGFREEADADRQNRLAARDFDSLGTDGGPGPQRSIEGWIVLVTGVHEEAQEDDLQNAFGDFGEMKNLHLNLDRRTGFVKGYALIEYEKFEEAQNAIAAMNGTELLTQTINVDWAFCSGPTKRKNMRGRAHRSRSPRRRY; this is encoded by the exons ATGGCCAACGCCGATGCGGAAGCTGTGGACTTCGAGCCGGAGGAGGACGATCTGATGGACGAGGATGGAGCCGTTGACGTCGACGCTTCACCTCGTGCTCCGCTCCCCAAGCTCAAGTCTGCTATTACTACTGGAGGTGCTTCTTCGTCTCTTTCCGCCCCTAAAAAAACTAAAGGTCGTGGATTCAGAGAGGAGGCTGATGCTGACCGCCAGAACCGACTTGCAGCTCGTGACTTCGATTCCCTCGGCACTGATGGTGGCCCCGGCCCCCAGCGAT CCATTGAAGGATGGATTGTTTTGGTTACTGGGGTGCATGAGGAGGCACAAGAGGATGATCTTCAAAATGCTTTTGGTGATTTTGGTGAGATGAAGAATTTGCATTTAAATCTTGATCGCCGAACTGGTTTTGTTAAG GGTTATGCTCTGATAGAATATGAGAAGTTTGAGGAAGCACAGAATGCAATAGCTGCAATGAATGGGACCGAACTTCTTACACAGACTATCAATGTTGATTGGGCCTTCTGTAGTGGCCCCACTAAGAGAAAGAATATGAG AGGGCGTGCACACAGGTCAAGGAGTCCTAGAAGGAGATACTGA